From the genome of Chelonoidis abingdonii isolate Lonesome George chromosome 25, CheloAbing_2.0, whole genome shotgun sequence, one region includes:
- the FAM229A gene encoding protein FAM229A — protein MSSQETPQARRFPIEAGDSPSLAAAPETQEPVATEHTAARQLRRCPGCHCLTLPNVPIDVYIAMGGNGRPRTT, from the exons ATGAGCTCCCAGGAGACCCCACAAGCTCGGAGATTCCCCATAGAGGCAGGAGATTCTCCCAGCCTGGCAGCTGCTCCAGAGACCCAGGAGCCAGTTGCCACTGAGCACACTGCAGCAAG GCAGCTGAGAAGATGCCCCGGGTGCCACTGCCTGACCCTGCCCAACGTTCCTATTGACGTTTACATTGCCATGGGCGGGAACGGGAGGCCACGGACCACCTAA